AAGTCAATGGCTTCCTTGTGATTTAGAAGCATAACAGCTTCTTCTTTTGTTTTGCCTGATGCAGTTTCCTTTTCCTTAAAAAGTCTTTCCGTTTCCAGCAGAGAATATGTATTTCCTTCAATCTGAGACGATTTCCAACTTAAGTCAATAGCTAACCGTTCTAATTCCTTTTTGTATTCTATTTCAGATAGTTGTGAAATATTCTTTTCGAATTTCTTTTGAAGTAAACTTAACTGCTCTAATTCATTTGATGTGAATACGCTACACACTTTGAGGGTCTCTGAGATGAGTTGTAAATTAAAACTTTCCTTAATTACTCTTTCATCAATTTCCTTTTCAAAGTATTTCTCTTTGTCGACAGGGTATAGAATTTCATAAGTAGGTGATATCAAGTATTTCGTTGATTTTCCCTGTCCCTTTTTTGTTAAGAGATTTTCATCGATTAACTTGGAAAGTAATCTTTTTACAGTAGCATAACTAATCGATGTCGAAAGACTATCAAATATTTCACTTGAAGAAACTTCTTGGTTTTTCTTTATAAGCTCAATTATTTCTAATTCTCTTTTATCAATCATAGAGTTTTAATTTACGGCTCACAAATATAATTATTATGGCTCAAATAGTCGTAATATTGAGCCGTATTTTCTTTCAAGATGAGCTACAACGTCCTTAACAAATTAGCAGAATGTAAGCAATGTATTATACGCATTGTTGAACTAAATCCCGCCTGCGCGGGATAGCTTCATCAAAAATACCCGATTCTTTCCGTTATTCAGGAATTATTCACAACAAAAATTTCTGATATGAGAAAAAAATCGGGTTTTATCCCGAAACTTCGGGATTGAACAGGCTGTTGAATGTAGTTTAACCGGTAACCGAGAACGAAGGACGAGCTCAGCGAAGCTCATATTCGCCGGGCTTTCGCTTTGGCGGAACAGGGCTTGCACGCCGATTTAATTCCTGTTTGCTGGCCACAGTTATATTTTTTCTTTCAATGTTTTAATCTCAATATATGCCGATTCAGTAACAGATTTTTCTTTGAAATTAGTT
This Lentimicrobiaceae bacterium DNA region includes the following protein-coding sequences:
- a CDS encoding Fic family protein — protein: MIDKRELEIIELIKKNQEVSSSEIFDSLSTSISYATVKRLLSKLIDENLLTKKGQGKSTKYLISPTYEILYPVDKEKYFEKEIDERVIKESFNLQLISETLKVCSVFTSNELEQLSLLQKKFEKNISQLSEIEYKKELERLAIDLSWKSSQIEGNTYSLLETERLFKEKETASGKTKEEAVMLLNHKEAIDFIVENPDYLIPLSVSKIEDIHSLLIKELGVDKNIRKGRIGISGTNYRPLDNEFQISEALSNMCELVNSKENIFEKALLLLVLISYIQPFADGNKRTARIVSNAILMNYKYCPVSFRTVDSVEYKKAMLLFYEQNNISSFKEIFIDQFKFAVNTYF